GTTTATCAGGATATGATACGCACGTACAGCAATCCGCCGGAAAATCCCGCTTCGGATAAGAGCGTCATCGTTATCGATGCGGGCGGAACGAATTTCCGTTCATGCCTCGTGTCGTTCAACGAGCAGGGAAAAGCGTCGATCGATTTTCTCGAAAAGACGAAGATGCCCGGAGTTGCGAAGGTGCTTTCACGTGCGGATTTTTTCGATGAAATCGCGTCGAACATAGACCACTTAAAAGATAAAGCCGAATCGATCGGTTTTTGTTTTTCGTATCCGATGGAGATCACCGACGACGGAGACGGCATCCTCATCAGGTTTACGAAGGAAGTAAACGCGCCCGAAGTCGTCGGCTGCCGTATCGGGGAAACGCTCAAAAAAACGCTCGAAGCGCGCGGATGGAAAAAGCTGCGGCGTGTCACGCTCTTAAACGATACGGTGGCGGCGCTTCTTGCGGGAGCTGCGACGCCGGATGCGGGGAAAAAGTATTCGTCTTACATCGGTCTTATACTCGGCACGGGATTGAACGCCGCGTATATTCAGCCGAAGATGCCGGACGTAAAAGATTTTACCAAGCAGATCGTCGTGTGCGAATCGGGAAAATTCGGCGCTATAGTCTGCTCCGATTTCGATGACGCGCTCGACGCGAAAACGCTGAGTCCCGGAAAATACCGCACGGAAAAACAGTGTTCGGGCGGCTACCTCGGGGACGTAGCATTTGAAGCGTTGAAAGCTGCGGCGGAAGAAGGACTTTTCGGAAAAGCGTGCGCAAAGCGCATCCTCTCATTGTCCGCTTTGTCCCTCGTCGAAGCCGACGCGTTTTTACACGCGCCGTACAGCACGAACGCTTCCCTCGGAGCCCTTGCCGCCGAAAGCGCTTCAGACGAAGATTACGATCGCATATTTCAGATCCTCGATGCCGTTATGGAGCGCTCCGCCCGCTATGCCGCAGCCATCCTCGCAGCCTGCGTCATTCAAAGCGGTGAGGGGAAAAACGCTTCTCGCCCCGTGTGCATACTCTGCAACGGCAGCACGTATTTTAAAACGCATATGCTCGCCCGGCGCGTACACGGCTATCTCGAAGAAGCGCTCACGAAAGAGAGAGACCTCTATTGGGAGATAATTTCGCGGGAAAACGATATAACGCTCGGAGCGGCGATCGCGGGGCTTATCGAAAGTTAAACAAAATAACGCTCAATATCGGTCGGATTAGCGCCGATGTAGGAAGTAGGTAAAATGTCGAGTTTGGAAAGTATCAATCCATAACGCTGTGTTTTCGGCGAGAACTTCGTTCGCTGCGCTCACTACCGAGTTTGCATCGCAAACTCGCAGTGTATATGCCGCGGTTGAGCTTTTGGGGGCAGGCTTCCGTAAGCTTAACGCTCAAAGCGGCACGCAGCCGGAACCTCGCCGAAAGCATGATTTTATCCGTTTTCCAAACTCGCCATTTTGGCGATGCGTGAAACGGTTGGAAAATTTCGAGTTTTAGAAAACTCGAAATTGAACCAAATATACAAACGGGTGGGTTACGATGGCAAAAGGGAAAAACTTAGGCAAATCGATTGTCCTTCTTTTTCTGATTATCATTCTCTGTCTCGGCGGCTTGTTGTGGTTCGATTATTTGGGAATCATTCACGCAAAGGCGCTGTTTACGCCGCTGTATCGTATGCTGGGCAGGGAGCCGCAGACGTCGACGACGGCCGTTCGCCCGCTCAACAACGATATCGATCAGGATCGCATAGACAAACAGCGTGAAGCGCTCAGGCTTTATAAGGAAGAACTCGATCAAAAAGAGAGCGAATTGACCGCGTCGGGACAACAAAACGAGCGGATTGCGGCCGAACTTGCCGAACGCGAAAAAACGCTCGAAGAACGCGAAAAAACATTCAACAATTTGCAAAAAAAGTACGATGATAAAGAAGTAAACATAGAACAGATCGCAACGCGTCTGTACAATATGCCGCCCGCCGCGGCCGTTCAGGAACTTGTGGCGATGGACGATCAGCTCGTGATCGACGTTTTGCGCAAAGAAGAAGAAATGGCGACGGTGAAAAAGCAGTATTCGATGACATCGTACTGGCTTTCACTCATGCCGGCGGAGCGGGCTGCGGCAGTCCAACGGAAGATGGTGAGCAAGCCGAAATCGCTTGACTGAACTTCCCTGCGGTCATTCTTTGTTTGCACGAATGGAGGATGGCGATGCAGGGAAGCCCTGTTGCAAAACTAAGCGCAGTTCCGAAAGTAAACGCAATCGATAAAATCGACTCACTTCCATCGCAGCTTTCAAAAAAAATTCTTTTATCGCGTACGAAAAACGAAGAGCATTCATTCGCAAAGCTCCTTGTGCGCGCACAGGGCAAAAAAATCGAAGCGCAAGTTTCCGATGCGTTTTCGGGTGCGGGACTTTCAGCGCGCGGAAAATCCGAATCTCTTTCGCGCTCAGGCGGAAAGGCTGCGCATGGAGGAGCTTTCGAAAAGATCCGTGCCGGAAGTGCGGAACATTCTTCCGCTCGAGATGCGAAATCGGATATGCTTTTAGGAGCGAATGGACTTCGCGAAAGCAAGCGCGCTTTCACGAATCTCAGACGGGAAGACGTGTTGAAGACGAAACCGGTGCGGAACGATGCCGCCGATACGAAAAAAGAAAGCAAAACCGCCGCTGCAAAAGATATCTCAAAAAAAGAAACGATCGACGCTGCAAAAAATGTTGTAAAAAAACAACACGACGACACTTCTTCGGATTTCAACGAAAAAAAATCTTTTGAGTACACGCAGGATGAAAGCCGCGGAAAAACGGGCGATGCCGAAATGCTTGAAAAGGCGGAAGTAGTCGATGGTACCGATGCCGCACGCGCCGCGCTCTTGCAGGATTTTGCATATCTCGTCGACGGCTCTCGCGATTTTGAAATCGTGCGCGTCGGAAATGCCGAAGCCGGCGGAACCGCCGAAAGCGATGCGGACGATTTTTTTGCCGAAAGCCTATCCGTTTCCGAAGAAGCCGTCCCGTTTCAAATAGGAAGCGCTGTTGTGCATACGACCGATTTGTCGGACGGTGAAACTGAAGGAGGCGAATTTTCGGATGACGGATTTTCGGACGAAAAAGCGTTTTCATTTGAAATAAATGATGATGCTGTCCTCTCAAAGCGAGAGCGCGCATTCGATGCCGACGGTAAAATCCTCGTCACCGATCTTCGAACGGAAACGGCGGAAAGTCTTTCCGAAGTAAAACCCGAATCGGAAAAATCGATAAAAATCGATACTCAAGTCGGCGATACGTCCGAACTGACTATGTTCGTTTCGGAGAGCGTTCGACAAAACGTTTTCCCTGCAAACGGTCAAAGCACGCAGGCGGCAAGTTCGAACTTTCAAACGATGCTCGCAAATCAAATACGGCAAAACGCATCCGACTTCGTAAAAGCGGGTTCGATCGTTTTGCGCGACAACAACGCGGGAACGATCAACCTCGTACTGCGTCCGGAATCGCTCGGAAATGTCAAGATCAGCTTGCAGCTTTCCGATAAGGTAGTTAGCGGACAAATTACGGTGCATTCCGAAGAAGCGTACAATGCGTTTAAGGAAAGCGCCGATGCGCTTAAAACTGCGTTTGCACAAAGCGGTTTTGAAGCGGGCGGTTTTACCGTAGCCTATTCGTCGGCCGGAACGGGCGGCAGTTTTTCGGGAAGCGAAACGGGCGGGGGCTTTGCCGATGCGCGGCATGCGGGACGATACGAAGACGCGTTTGCGTCGGAAGGAAGTGCGGCTTCGGGCGAAAGCTATATTGCAGGCGAACACGCGGTAAATGTCGTTGTGTAGATTGTTAATCGTATGATAAATTATTAATTATTAATTGATAAGACAGAGGTAGATGATGGACGGAATCAACACCACCATGAGCGCAGCCGACAAAGCGGCGGTCGATTTTGCCGTAAACGGCTACAACAAAGAACTTGGCGTAAAAGGACGTACGGTCAATCATTCGTTGGGCAAGGATGACTTTTTAAAACTTCTGATAGCGCAGCTGTCGAATCAGGATCCGACAAGTCCGATCGAAAACACCGAGTTTATCGCTCAGATGGCGCAGTTTTCATCGCTTGAACAGATGACGAACATGAGTGCGGAGTTTGCAAAGCTTGCGGGCGTGTTCAGAGTTTCCGAAGCGTCTTCGATGCTCGGAAAGACGGTTACACTCAACGTCGGAGATACCACTGCGACGGGCGTCGTGCAGGCTGCAACGCGTGAAGAAAATCCGCGCGTCATGGTAGGCGGCAGATACTACACGATGGATCAGATCAGCGCGATTTACGGAAATTAAACGGGGGCAGCTCTATGATGAGATCACTGTATTCGGGCGTTTCGGGATTGCAAAATCACCAGACGCGCATGGACGTCATCGGCAACAACATCGCGAATGTAAATACGTTCGGTTTTAAACGTGCCCGCGTCAATTTTCAAGATATGATTTCCCAGCAGCTTTCGGGGCCGGCTCGTCCGAACGACGAACTCGGCGGCGTCAATCCGAAAGAAGTGGGACTCGGCATGACGATCGCATCCGTCGATAATATCTTTACGCAGGGCAATTTACAGACGACAGGAGTGACGACCGACATCGCGATCGAAGGCAACGGCTTTTTTATCTTAAAAGACGGCGAGCAGTCCTACTATACGCGGAACGGAGATTTTTCACTCGACCGCGACGGTACCTTTGTCAATCCCGCAAACGGTATGCGTGTGCAGGGTTGGATGGCGCAGGAAGTAAACGGCATCGAAATCGTTTCGACGTCCGCCACTCCGACGGATATCGTTATTCCCGTCGGGTCGAAAGATCCGCCGCGCGCGACGCAAAATGTTTTATTCCGTTGTAACCTCGATAAAAATACGCCGCTCATTCCCGAACAGGCGAACGCGGAAGATATCATCCGCGGTACGTGGGGAACGGAACAAGAAATCTACGACAGTTTCGGCAATAAACATCTTTTATCCGTGTCTTTTACGAGGGTTCCCGGCTCGGTCAATCAGTGGCAGGCGACGGTAAACGTCGATGCGGACAACGCTGACTTTACGCAGACGAGAGTCGGACTCAATACGACCGACGGCATGGGAAATACGTTTATCGTATCTTTCGACAATATGGGACGCCTGCTTTCCGTCGAAGATTCTGCCGGAGTCGCATCGAACGAAGACGGACAGATTTTGCTGCAGACCTCGTTTACCGTTCCCGAATCGAATCCCGACGCGGACGGCAATCCGTACCGGCAAACGCTCAACATCAACATCGGTACGATCGGCAGCATGACCGACACGATCACGCAGGACGCATCCCGGTCGACGACAAAGGCGTTTTCACAGGACGGATACACGCTGGGCTACCTCGATAATTTCAAAATCGATTCGAACGGTGTCATAACGGGCGTGTATTCGAACGGCAGTGTGCGTACGCTCGGACAGATCGCGATGGCCTCTTTTACGAACGATCGCGGATTGGAAAAGGCGGGCGACAATACGTACACCGAATCGAACAATTCGGGGCAGGCGATGATCGGCGAAAGCGGAGTGGCCGGAAAGGGCAAACTGCTTTCCGGAGCACTCGAAATGTCGAACGTCGATTTGGCCGAACAGCTCACCGATATGATCGTTACGCAGCGCGGTTTCGAATCGAACGCAAAGACGATTCAAACGACCGATTCGATGCTTGAAACGATTTTATCGCTCAAGCGCTGATAAGTGACGGGCGGAGTTTCCGATGCTAAAAAAAGGCACGGCCGAAACGGCCGTGCCTTTTTTTATAAAATTATTAATTAATTTATTAATTAATAAATCGGAAATATCGAAACGGTCGAAAACGGTGCAGGCGAGAGGCGTCGTTATATTTTAATGCATACGTTTACGTTTGCGCTCAGCAGATTGTTTCGCATATTCCACGAGCCGCCTACGGTACAATTGACAAAGAGCAGATTTAAACCGAGTCCCGCATAGAGCTGCGGACGGATATTGTTCCAGTCGAAATTGAAAGCGTCCGTACCGTAATCTCGTGAAGAGGAGCCGTTCCCGCCGGGGACATTGCCTTGCGGTACTCCGCCGATTTCGTACGTCGACGAGTATGAATAATCGTAATGACTTTTCGACGAGGTAACGTAGGCGCGCACCCCGGCATACGGGGTCAAAATTAAAAACTTTTTCGAAATCTGCGCCTGCACGAAGATCGTATTCAAATCAAAGCTCGTATTCGTATCCGCGTTCGCGGTAACGCTTGCAGGTGTTGAGCCGACCGTTCCGCTATACGTTGATGCGCCGGTCATGGAGAACGCCAAGTGCGTACGGATATAGCCCGCGCCGACGGACAGTTTCGGAAGCGTCGTACTTCCTTTCATGATAGCATAGCGGATATCTCCTCCTATCGTATAGTAGTTTACGGTTCCGGTAAAATCTTCGAATTTCAACGTATTCAAATCGAAGTAGGCTCCGTATACGCCTATGTCGAAGGGGAGGATGAAGCCTCCGATGCGCACATGCACCGAAGCGGAGGGCAGGGGGATTTGATCCGGAACCGTAAAGTTGAAATCTGTTGTTGCACCGGCAGCATGACTGTTGATTTCGGTGATAATCGTTCCGATCGCATTTGACAATGCTTTCGTTTCGATAAATGTTCCCCCCGCGCTGACGCCCGCTCCGAAGTGCGGCGGAAAAGACGGAAAAAGTTTTCCGATATAAGCGTCCGACCAGACGCCGAGCTGGATCGTTGTTTCGGGTACTACTTCCGTTAATGTACCGTTAAGCGATTCGAACGCTTTGTCGATATCGGCAGTCGATGCGAAAGCGGAAGCGGCGGACAAAAGCAGTGCCGCTGTAAAAGCGGAAACGGAACGTACTCTCATAAAAACCTTCCTATAAATGCGACATTGCAGGAAGTATCAACTTCCGAAAATGCCGCATTGGTGCGCGGGCTTCGCAACGAGCGCGTAAGCGCGAAGTTCCGAACGGCGCACAGGTATATCCGCGAGTTTTCTGAAAGAAAACTCGATATTAAACGAGCCGCGCCATTTCAGCGGCTCGTTTAAATGTTCGATTTTGAAACGCATTTTTTATAAACGCGATACACGCGCTTTGAGTATATACGGATTCGAAAATGTTGACAAGCAAAAATATGTATACTACCAGGGCTTACGCATGAGAATCTATATTCCTCAGAAAATAACCATTACCGTAAAAAATCGGCTGCACTCCCGGCAGCAGCCCTGCCGTTCGCCGCGGCAGACCGTGATTGGAATCGGACTGCGCGAACTTTTTTACCAAAAAGTTCGCTTGCCATCGGTCTGAACGGCTCGGCGGCAGTTCCGCTGCCTCGCGTTCCGCCTTTTTTATTTTATATTATGTCTCTTTTCTGTGTATACATTTTTCATGCGTAATCCCTGTGTATACTACTATCTTCTTAAGATCTATTTCTTTCAAGAAGAAGTGGAAAGCGTTTGAAAACAAACATTCCGTCTTATTGCCGGTGCAAATTTTGCAAACGAAGCTTATCGTTTACGGTATCTTATCCTTTCCGATTTTTTTTCGCGTAACAATAAGAAGCGACGGCGAAGACGATACTTGAAAGCATCATCAAAAAGCAGAGGATTTGCCCCGTTGAAAAATTGAGGAGCGAAGCGTTCATATAGACGGGAGATGCCGTATCCTTTCCGATGCGGAAACCCAAATCTGCATCCGGCTCCCGAAAATATTCGATGACGAAGCGGAATGCGCCGTAAGCGAAAACGTATGCAGCCGAAAGCATGCCGTCCCATATTTTACGTTTTCTGATAAGCTGCAGTATGCCGAACAACACGATGCCTTCAAAAAACGCTTCGTACAATTGGCTCGGATGGCGCGGAAGGTTTACGGTGGCTCCCGTAATTTCCATGCCGATCTTTGCCGTAAAATCCTGCACCCATTTTAAGCTCGCCGAAAATTTTTCCGCTTGCGGAAAGACGATTCCCCACGGCATTGTCGTGATCCTTCCGTACAGCTCGCCGTTTAGAAAATTGCCGAGCCTGCCGAACGTGTAGCCCGCTGGAATCGCGGCTGCTATCGCGTCCATCCATTGAAGCGTGTTTTTTTTGTGCCGCCTGCACCACACGATCGTACCGATAAGGCCTCCGATAAGGCCTCCGTGATACGACATGCCCGCAAGGCCCGTGAATTTGTGCGTTACCGTGTCGAATGGCCAAAAGATGAGCCACGGCCGCTCGCGGTACATGCCGCTCGTATCGTAGACGAGGGTCGAAAAGATGCGCGCGCCGATGAGCAAAAACACGATTCCCGTAGCGATAAAACCGAATATGTCGTCTTCGGTCGCTTTGTAATTTTTGCCGTCGAGCGCGCCTTCTTTCATCTCTTTTTTCAGCACGAAAAACGCCGTGCCGAACGCGAATATGTACATGAGCCCGTACCAGCGTAAAAGACCGAGCACGGGAACGCCCGGAAAAATTTCGGGATGGATCCACGAC
This Treponema socranskii subsp. buccale DNA region includes the following protein-coding sequences:
- a CDS encoding hexokinase, producing the protein MNRAVSAFLAKHNFIRHIDIDSVIDALLYDMNSGLHGQKVYQDMIRTYSNPPENPASDKSVIVIDAGGTNFRSCLVSFNEQGKASIDFLEKTKMPGVAKVLSRADFFDEIASNIDHLKDKAESIGFCFSYPMEITDDGDGILIRFTKEVNAPEVVGCRIGETLKKTLEARGWKKLRRVTLLNDTVAALLAGAATPDAGKKYSSYIGLILGTGLNAAYIQPKMPDVKDFTKQIVVCESGKFGAIVCSDFDDALDAKTLSPGKYRTEKQCSGGYLGDVAFEALKAAAEEGLFGKACAKRILSLSALSLVEADAFLHAPYSTNASLGALAAESASDEDYDRIFQILDAVMERSARYAAAILAACVIQSGEGKNASRPVCILCNGSTYFKTHMLARRVHGYLEEALTKERDLYWEIISRENDITLGAAIAGLIES
- a CDS encoding periplasmic-type flagellar collar protein FlbB translates to MAKGKNLGKSIVLLFLIIILCLGGLLWFDYLGIIHAKALFTPLYRMLGREPQTSTTAVRPLNNDIDQDRIDKQREALRLYKEELDQKESELTASGQQNERIAAELAEREKTLEEREKTFNNLQKKYDDKEVNIEQIATRLYNMPPAAAVQELVAMDDQLVIDVLRKEEEMATVKKQYSMTSYWLSLMPAERAAAVQRKMVSKPKSLD
- a CDS encoding flagellar hook-length control protein FliK, translating into MQGSPVAKLSAVPKVNAIDKIDSLPSQLSKKILLSRTKNEEHSFAKLLVRAQGKKIEAQVSDAFSGAGLSARGKSESLSRSGGKAAHGGAFEKIRAGSAEHSSARDAKSDMLLGANGLRESKRAFTNLRREDVLKTKPVRNDAADTKKESKTAAAKDISKKETIDAAKNVVKKQHDDTSSDFNEKKSFEYTQDESRGKTGDAEMLEKAEVVDGTDAARAALLQDFAYLVDGSRDFEIVRVGNAEAGGTAESDADDFFAESLSVSEEAVPFQIGSAVVHTTDLSDGETEGGEFSDDGFSDEKAFSFEINDDAVLSKRERAFDADGKILVTDLRTETAESLSEVKPESEKSIKIDTQVGDTSELTMFVSESVRQNVFPANGQSTQAASSNFQTMLANQIRQNASDFVKAGSIVLRDNNAGTINLVLRPESLGNVKISLQLSDKVVSGQITVHSEEAYNAFKESADALKTAFAQSGFEAGGFTVAYSSAGTGGSFSGSETGGGFADARHAGRYEDAFASEGSAASGESYIAGEHAVNVVV
- the flgD gene encoding flagellar hook assembly protein FlgD, translated to MMDGINTTMSAADKAAVDFAVNGYNKELGVKGRTVNHSLGKDDFLKLLIAQLSNQDPTSPIENTEFIAQMAQFSSLEQMTNMSAEFAKLAGVFRVSEASSMLGKTVTLNVGDTTATGVVQAATREENPRVMVGGRYYTMDQISAIYGN
- the flgE gene encoding flagellar hook protein FlgE encodes the protein MMRSLYSGVSGLQNHQTRMDVIGNNIANVNTFGFKRARVNFQDMISQQLSGPARPNDELGGVNPKEVGLGMTIASVDNIFTQGNLQTTGVTTDIAIEGNGFFILKDGEQSYYTRNGDFSLDRDGTFVNPANGMRVQGWMAQEVNGIEIVSTSATPTDIVIPVGSKDPPRATQNVLFRCNLDKNTPLIPEQANAEDIIRGTWGTEQEIYDSFGNKHLLSVSFTRVPGSVNQWQATVNVDADNADFTQTRVGLNTTDGMGNTFIVSFDNMGRLLSVEDSAGVASNEDGQILLQTSFTVPESNPDADGNPYRQTLNINIGTIGSMTDTITQDASRSTTKAFSQDGYTLGYLDNFKIDSNGVITGVYSNGSVRTLGQIAMASFTNDRGLEKAGDNTYTESNNSGQAMIGESGVAGKGKLLSGALEMSNVDLAEQLTDMIVTQRGFESNAKTIQTTDSMLETILSLKR
- a CDS encoding DUF6588 family protein; translation: MRVRSVSAFTAALLLSAASAFASTADIDKAFESLNGTLTEVVPETTIQLGVWSDAYIGKLFPSFPPHFGAGVSAGGTFIETKALSNAIGTIITEINSHAAGATTDFNFTVPDQIPLPSASVHVRIGGFILPFDIGVYGAYFDLNTLKFEDFTGTVNYYTIGGDIRYAIMKGSTTLPKLSVGAGYIRTHLAFSMTGASTYSGTVGSTPASVTANADTNTSFDLNTIFVQAQISKKFLILTPYAGVRAYVTSSKSHYDYSYSSTYEIGGVPQGNVPGGNGSSSRDYGTDAFNFDWNNIRPQLYAGLGLNLLFVNCTVGGSWNMRNNLLSANVNVCIKI
- the lgt gene encoding prolipoprotein diacylglyceryl transferase yields the protein MFLPLYCNYPSWIHPEIFPGVPVLGLLRWYGLMYIFAFGTAFFVLKKEMKEGALDGKNYKATEDDIFGFIATGIVFLLIGARIFSTLVYDTSGMYRERPWLIFWPFDTVTHKFTGLAGMSYHGGLIGGLIGTIVWCRRHKKNTLQWMDAIAAAIPAGYTFGRLGNFLNGELYGRITTMPWGIVFPQAEKFSASLKWVQDFTAKIGMEITGATVNLPRHPSQLYEAFFEGIVLFGILQLIRKRKIWDGMLSAAYVFAYGAFRFVIEYFREPDADLGFRIGKDTASPVYMNASLLNFSTGQILCFLMMLSSIVFAVASYCYAKKNRKG